A stretch of Telopea speciosissima isolate NSW1024214 ecotype Mountain lineage chromosome 11, Tspe_v1, whole genome shotgun sequence DNA encodes these proteins:
- the LOC122644875 gene encoding uncharacterized protein LOC122644875: MCRAFPSTLKGAACQWFSHLLPRSLSNFTDIGRAFLAHFVSSRVHKKTAINLLAIKQQPEESIRSFLTRFNKEALQVQNFDPMVKFQALRSGVKDIELKKSLMMDEPEDMYELFSGCEKYNNLAEVLAAEREDKTEKKTQGKKEEIPHEFCVKHNRDDEDRKKRRDDRKAWVPRAVEREFEPKYTALTHLREHILNEIKDQATLHWPAKMVKPAHERNKNKYCRFHRDHDHDTEECRQLKDEIEALIQRGHLGRFVKKETSGQRTDYQTREPERRRRSPPKVDKE, encoded by the coding sequence ATGTGCAGAGCCTTCCCCTCCACCCTGAAAGGGGCAGCGTGCCAATGGTTTTCTCATCTTCTGCCACGATCTCTCTCTAATTTCACTGACATAGGTCGGGCATTCCTGGCTCACTTTGTGAGTAGCAGGGTACACAAGAAGACGGCCATCAATCTTTTGGCTATAAAGCAGCAGCCGGAAGAGTCCATCAGAAGTTTTCTTACAAGATTTAACAAAGAAGCCCTACAAGTCCAAAACTTCGATCCAATGGTGAAGTTTCAAGCTCTGCGAAGTGGAGTCAAAGATatcgagttgaaaaagtcattaATGATGGACGAACCAGAAGATATGTATGAATTATTCTCGGGGTGTGAAAAGTATAACAACCTAGCTGAAGTCCTTGCGGCAGAGAGAGAAGATAAAACTGAGAAGAAAACtcaagggaagaaggaagaaatccCCCATGAGTTCTGCGTGAAGCACAACCGAGATGATGAGgatagaaagaaaaggagagatgATAGGAAAGCTTGGGTTCCTAGGGCCGTAGAGCGAGAATTCGAGCCAAAATATACGGCCCTGACTCACCTTCGGGAACATATCTTGAACGAGATCAAAGATCAGGCCACACTACATTGGCCAGCCAAAATGGTCAAGCCAGCCCATGAGCGTAATAAGAATAAGTACTGCCGATTTCACCGAGATCACGATCACGATACCGAGGAATGTAGACAGTTAAAGGATGAGATAGAGGCGCTTATCCAGAGGGGACATCTTGGCCGATTCGTCAAGAAAGAGACGAGTGGCCAAAGGACGGACTATCAAACTCGGGAACCTGAGAGAAGGCGAAGGTCACCCCCCAAGGTCGATAAAGAATAA